From the genome of bacterium, one region includes:
- the aroB gene encoding 3-dehydroquinate synthase: protein MDSFNLRTSSGIVPIRFARAEAAWIAAEIAESFGARRPRVLLVTDENVALHHLQSVAGALTGQGFDVTPAVMAQGEEQKKWSRAKELLDILTQKRFARDDFVVALGGGVVTDLAGFVASIYLRGIAWVAAPTSLLGMVDAAIGGKTGVNHEVGKNLIGSFYQPKLVVAELSMLGTLPERELRSGAAEIVKGALLIGGEFWQEMREAGPDALMWSGDQLDRFIVRGAQVKIEIVARDEHEQGERVLLNLGHTFGHALEQAAGYGTFTHGEAVFHGLRAMLRIAKGMLIMKPEPFRLIDEWLAKLPLPGVPCDARVIGDALQSDKKSAAKRLRWVVLRDAGQPLVSAEVPNALVREVAEWLADDLAHRRAMRPGARPRRVLVLNGPNLNLLGTREPAVYGTTTHDDLAELCRAWAEELGIELIVRQSNSEGEYVSLLQWSRNWADGLVLNPGAFTHTSVAVRDALAAVSLPAVEVHISDPLQREEFRHVSLIADLCQLSIRGQGVEGYRQAITDLAQIRPETP from the coding sequence ATGGACTCGTTTAATTTGCGCACATCGAGCGGGATCGTACCAATTCGCTTTGCGCGGGCCGAGGCCGCGTGGATCGCGGCGGAGATCGCTGAGAGTTTTGGCGCGCGCAGGCCGCGGGTGCTGCTGGTGACGGATGAAAACGTGGCGCTGCATCACTTGCAGAGTGTGGCGGGCGCGCTGACGGGGCAGGGGTTTGACGTGACACCGGCCGTGATGGCGCAGGGAGAAGAGCAGAAGAAGTGGTCACGTGCCAAAGAGTTATTGGACATTCTCACGCAGAAGCGGTTTGCGCGGGATGACTTCGTCGTTGCCCTTGGCGGAGGCGTGGTGACGGATTTGGCGGGATTTGTCGCGAGCATCTATCTGCGCGGCATCGCGTGGGTGGCGGCGCCTACTTCGCTGTTGGGGATGGTGGATGCGGCGATCGGCGGGAAAACGGGCGTCAATCACGAGGTCGGGAAGAACTTGATCGGCTCGTTCTATCAGCCGAAGCTCGTGGTGGCCGAGCTGTCCATGCTGGGGACGCTTCCAGAGCGCGAATTGCGTTCGGGTGCGGCGGAGATCGTCAAAGGGGCGCTGCTCATCGGAGGCGAATTCTGGCAGGAGATGCGCGAGGCCGGACCCGATGCGCTGATGTGGAGCGGCGATCAGCTTGATCGTTTCATCGTGCGCGGTGCGCAGGTGAAGATTGAGATCGTCGCACGGGACGAACACGAGCAAGGCGAGCGGGTGCTGTTGAATCTGGGGCATACATTCGGTCATGCGCTCGAACAGGCGGCGGGGTATGGGACGTTCACGCACGGTGAGGCGGTGTTTCACGGGCTGCGGGCAATGCTCAGGATTGCGAAAGGAATGCTGATCATGAAGCCCGAGCCATTCCGGCTCATTGATGAATGGCTGGCGAAACTACCGCTGCCGGGCGTGCCGTGTGATGCCCGGGTGATCGGTGATGCGCTGCAAAGTGACAAGAAAAGTGCGGCCAAGCGGTTGCGGTGGGTGGTGCTGCGCGATGCGGGACAGCCGCTGGTGAGCGCCGAGGTGCCGAACGCGTTGGTGCGCGAGGTGGCGGAGTGGCTGGCCGATGACCTTGCTCATCGGCGTGCTATGCGGCCCGGGGCGCGGCCCAGGCGAGTGTTAGTACTCAATGGGCCGAATCTCAATTTGCTGGGCACGCGCGAACCTGCTGTATACGGAACGACGACGCATGACGACCTGGCGGAGCTCTGCAGGGCGTGGGCCGAGGAGCTGGGGATTGAGCTAATCGTGCGGCAAAGTAATTCGGAGGGGGAATACGTCTCCCTGTTACAGTGGTCGCGCAATTGGGCGGATGGGCTGGTGCTGAATCCGGGGGCGTTCACGCACACGTCGGTGGCGGTGCGCGACGCGCTGGCGGCAGTCTCATTGCCCGCCGTGGAGGTGCACATATCGGATCCTCTGCAACGGGAGGAGTTCCGACATGTCTCGCTGATTGCGGACCTGTGTCAGTTGAGTATTCGCGGGCAAGGGGTGGAGGGCTATCGGCAGGCTATAACGGATTTGGCGCAGATTCGACCGGAAACCCCGTAG
- the trxB gene encoding thioredoxin-disulfide reductase translates to MSGTIHNVVIIGSGPAGLTAAIYAGRANLNPVVIDGIQPGGQLMITSDVENYPGFPEGVTGPELMDLMRRQAARFGATYIEDEVTSLEVGQRPFKINLGYLEPIYAHSVILASGASAKWLGLESEKKLQGRGVSACATCDGFFFREKVVAVVGGGDTAMEEASYLTRHASKVYLIHRRDSFRASKIMQERCLTNPKVEVIWNTHILEVLADANQTHVNGLRLKDAITGAERNLPIDGFFVAIGHEPNTKIIRDILKTDENGYVLHHPDSSWTDIEGLFVAGDVHDHHYRQAITAAGAGCMAAIDAEKWLEAEAHAGNLRRVEQNATATA, encoded by the coding sequence ATGAGTGGCACGATTCACAATGTGGTCATCATCGGCTCCGGGCCGGCGGGTTTGACGGCGGCAATCTACGCCGGACGCGCCAACCTGAATCCAGTCGTTATTGACGGAATTCAGCCGGGAGGACAGTTGATGATAACCAGCGATGTCGAGAATTATCCGGGTTTTCCTGAGGGCGTTACCGGGCCGGAGTTGATGGACCTCATGCGGCGGCAGGCGGCGCGATTTGGCGCGACCTATATCGAAGATGAGGTGACGTCGCTGGAAGTCGGACAGCGGCCCTTCAAGATCAACCTCGGTTACCTCGAACCGATTTATGCGCATTCGGTGATATTAGCGTCGGGCGCATCGGCGAAGTGGCTGGGTCTCGAGAGCGAGAAGAAGCTGCAGGGCCGGGGTGTTTCGGCGTGCGCGACGTGCGACGGCTTCTTTTTCCGTGAGAAGGTCGTGGCGGTTGTCGGCGGCGGCGATACGGCGATGGAAGAGGCGTCCTATCTGACGCGGCATGCGTCGAAGGTGTATTTGATTCACCGCCGGGATTCGTTTCGCGCATCGAAAATTATGCAAGAGCGCTGCCTGACCAATCCCAAGGTCGAGGTGATCTGGAATACGCATATCCTGGAAGTTCTGGCGGACGCGAATCAGACGCACGTCAACGGTCTGCGGCTGAAAGACGCCATCACGGGCGCCGAGCGCAATTTGCCGATTGACGGTTTCTTCGTGGCCATCGGACACGAGCCGAATACGAAGATCATACGCGACATACTGAAGACTGACGAGAATGGTTACGTGCTGCACCATCCTGATTCGTCGTGGACGGATATCGAGGGATTGTTCGTGGCGGGTGACGTGCATGATCATCACTATCGTCAGGCGATCACGGCGGCGGGCGCGGGCTGCATGGCAGCGATTGACGCCGAAAAATGGCTGGAAGCCGAAGCGCACGCGGGCAACCTCAGGCGCGTGGAACAAAATGCAACCGCGACGGCCTGA
- the lpdA gene encoding dihydrolipoyl dehydrogenase, whose amino-acid sequence MSATEYDVVVLGGGPGGYVAAIRAAQLGLKTCVVDEQPLGGICVNWGCIPSKALLKTAELYQNIQHIAPEMGIHAKVDGFDWTRVIKRSREVSEKNSSGVEFLVRKSKIHRPNGRFRIVGDHEIEVHERNKPDKVIDRIRGKHMIIATGSTNRTLPGVTIDRKRIITYMEAMSLEKQPKALIIVGAGAIGCEFAYFYQALGTQVTLIEVQPRILPLEDVESSKVVETSFRKSGMNVLTNSRVSSITATDKGVAVQLEGGDKPLAADHCLVAIGFAANVEGWGFDKTGVALERGFIKVDPFHRTNVPGYYAIGDVVGAPQLAHTASHEGVICVDAIAGKHPHPMDYSNNPACTYCQPQVASVGYSEEKCKELGIEYKVGKFPFSASGKARAIGHTEGHVKLLFDRKYGQLIGAHIVGSEATEMIAELALAKSLECTAETIYQTVHAHPTLTEAVMEAALAADDRVIHM is encoded by the coding sequence ATGAGTGCAACTGAATACGACGTCGTCGTTCTGGGCGGCGGCCCCGGCGGCTACGTGGCGGCGATTCGCGCCGCGCAATTGGGTTTGAAGACGTGCGTGGTGGATGAGCAGCCGCTGGGCGGTATTTGCGTCAACTGGGGCTGCATTCCATCCAAGGCGCTCTTGAAGACGGCGGAACTCTATCAGAACATCCAGCACATCGCGCCAGAGATGGGCATTCACGCCAAAGTTGATGGCTTCGACTGGACGCGCGTTATCAAACGCTCGCGCGAAGTGTCGGAAAAGAATTCCTCAGGCGTTGAGTTCCTTGTGCGCAAGAGCAAGATTCACCGCCCCAACGGACGGTTTCGCATCGTCGGCGATCATGAAATCGAAGTGCATGAGCGCAACAAGCCGGACAAGGTGATTGACCGGATTCGCGGCAAGCACATGATTATCGCGACAGGCAGCACCAATCGGACGCTGCCCGGAGTGACGATTGATCGCAAGCGCATCATCACTTACATGGAGGCGATGTCCCTCGAAAAACAGCCGAAGGCGCTGATCATCGTCGGCGCGGGTGCGATTGGCTGTGAGTTCGCGTATTTCTACCAGGCGCTGGGGACGCAGGTGACGCTTATTGAAGTGCAGCCGCGTATTCTGCCGCTGGAAGACGTCGAGTCAAGCAAAGTCGTCGAGACATCGTTTAGGAAGAGCGGCATGAACGTGCTGACCAACTCACGCGTCAGCTCGATCACCGCGACGGACAAGGGCGTTGCGGTACAGCTTGAGGGCGGCGACAAGCCGCTGGCGGCGGACCACTGTCTGGTGGCGATCGGATTCGCCGCGAACGTTGAGGGCTGGGGTTTTGACAAGACCGGCGTGGCGCTGGAACGCGGATTCATCAAAGTTGATCCGTTCCATCGCACCAACGTGCCGGGCTATTATGCGATTGGCGACGTGGTGGGTGCGCCGCAGCTCGCGCATACGGCGTCGCACGAGGGTGTGATTTGCGTGGACGCGATTGCGGGTAAGCATCCGCATCCGATGGACTACTCGAACAATCCGGCCTGCACGTATTGCCAGCCGCAGGTCGCGAGCGTGGGATACAGCGAAGAGAAATGCAAAGAGCTTGGCATTGAGTACAAAGTCGGTAAGTTTCCGTTCAGCGCATCAGGCAAGGCGCGCGCGATCGGGCACACCGAAGGGCATGTCAAACTCCTGTTCGACCGCAAGTACGGCCAGTTGATCGGCGCGCACATCGTCGGCTCGGAAGCGACTGAGATGATCGCGGAGCTGGCGCTGGCGAAGTCGCTTGAATGCACGGCCGAGACGATCTATCAAACCGTGCATGCGCATCCGACGTTAACCGAAGCGGTCATGGAAGCCGCGCTGGCCGCGGATGACCGCGTCATTCATATGTAA
- a CDS encoding proline--tRNA ligase translates to MAKNITPRSKDYSEWYLDLVREAKLADYSPVKGCMVIRPNGYAIWEGIQRQLDKMFKETGHVNAYFPMLIPQSFMEKEAEHVEGFAMECAVVTHSGLEPDGTGKLRPKGKLEENYVLRPTSETVIWAKYKDWIQSYRDLPILINQWANVYRWEMRTRLFLRTAEFLWQEGHTAHASAEEAVEETLKMLNVYRDFAENYMAMPVLHGLKSEGQKFPGAVNTYCIEAMMQDKKALQAGTSHFLGQNFAKAFDVQFQTDRNTLDYVWATSWGVSTRLIGAIIMAHGDDDGVIIPPRLAQWPVIMIPIAKSADERAQVMQAMHTIGAELKTHQIGFRIDERDNVTPGFKFAEAELYGYAVRIELGPRDLAAGNCVVTLRHNREKITLPLTAVAGQVPALLERVQNELFAQAKARMKENTHKVDSYADFKDFIKADSGFALVHWAGDTADEKRVQDETKATLRVIPMEGEMEPGVCMLTGKPATQRVIFAKSY, encoded by the coding sequence ATGGCCAAGAACATCACCCCTCGCAGCAAAGATTACTCCGAGTGGTATCTCGATCTCGTTCGTGAAGCGAAACTTGCCGATTACTCGCCCGTTAAAGGCTGCATGGTGATCCGACCCAATGGCTATGCCATTTGGGAAGGCATTCAGCGGCAGCTTGACAAGATGTTTAAGGAGACGGGGCACGTCAACGCGTATTTCCCGATGTTGATTCCGCAGAGCTTCATGGAAAAGGAAGCCGAGCACGTCGAGGGATTTGCGATGGAATGCGCGGTCGTGACACACTCGGGATTGGAGCCGGATGGCACGGGTAAGCTTAGACCGAAGGGCAAGCTCGAAGAGAATTATGTGCTGCGTCCAACATCGGAGACGGTGATCTGGGCCAAGTACAAAGACTGGATTCAGAGCTATCGCGACTTGCCGATTCTCATCAACCAGTGGGCGAATGTCTATCGCTGGGAGATGCGCACGCGGTTGTTCCTGCGCACGGCGGAGTTCCTGTGGCAAGAAGGGCATACGGCGCACGCGTCGGCAGAAGAGGCGGTCGAAGAGACGCTGAAAATGCTGAATGTATATCGCGATTTCGCTGAGAATTACATGGCGATGCCTGTGCTGCACGGATTGAAGAGTGAAGGCCAGAAGTTCCCAGGCGCAGTCAATACCTATTGCATCGAGGCTATGATGCAGGATAAGAAGGCGCTGCAGGCGGGAACATCGCATTTTCTCGGTCAGAATTTCGCTAAGGCATTTGATGTGCAGTTCCAGACCGACCGCAACACGCTCGACTATGTGTGGGCAACGTCGTGGGGCGTATCAACGCGATTGATTGGCGCGATCATTATGGCGCATGGTGATGATGATGGCGTGATCATTCCGCCGCGTCTGGCGCAATGGCCGGTGATCATGATTCCGATTGCCAAGAGTGCCGATGAGCGCGCCCAGGTGATGCAGGCGATGCACACCATTGGCGCCGAGCTGAAAACGCATCAGATTGGCTTCCGCATTGACGAACGCGACAATGTCACGCCGGGCTTCAAGTTCGCCGAGGCGGAGTTGTACGGTTATGCGGTTCGCATTGAACTTGGGCCGCGCGACCTTGCCGCGGGGAACTGCGTTGTGACGCTGCGCCACAACCGCGAGAAGATCACGCTGCCGTTAACGGCCGTCGCCGGTCAGGTGCCCGCGCTGCTTGAACGCGTGCAAAATGAGCTCTTTGCGCAGGCAAAAGCGCGGATGAAAGAGAATACCCACAAGGTTGATTCCTACGCCGATTTCAAGGACTTCATCAAGGCTGATTCGGGCTTCGCGCTGGTGCATTGGGCGGGTGATACGGCCGACGAAAAGCGCGTACAGGATGAAACAAAAGCCACTTTGCGCGTGATTCCGATGGAGGGCGAAATGGAACCCGGCGTGTGCATGCTGACAGGCAAGCCCGCGACGCAGCGCGTGATCTTCGCTAAGTCGTACTAA
- the cobO gene encoding cob(I)yrinic acid a,c-diamide adenosyltransferase — MSETESTANSAERVAPTGLVLINTGDGKGKTTAALGTVLRAVGYGHRVLIVQFIKGSWTYGEMKSIQRLEPEVEFHRMGKGFVGILDDTLPREVHEQAARAALDFAVERMQSGDYQLVLLDEIFVAVMLKLLTVADIHRVLDLRPEATTLILTGRGAPPEIIERGDTVTEMKEIKHAYQRGILAIRGVDY; from the coding sequence TTGAGCGAAACTGAATCTACTGCAAATTCGGCGGAACGCGTGGCGCCGACCGGTCTTGTACTGATTAACACCGGCGACGGCAAGGGCAAGACGACCGCGGCGCTGGGCACCGTGCTGCGAGCGGTCGGCTACGGGCATCGGGTGCTCATTGTTCAGTTCATCAAAGGGAGCTGGACTTACGGCGAGATGAAGTCCATTCAACGGCTCGAACCGGAGGTGGAGTTTCACCGGATGGGCAAGGGGTTTGTCGGGATTCTCGATGACACTTTACCGCGTGAAGTGCATGAGCAGGCCGCGCGGGCGGCGCTGGATTTTGCGGTGGAACGCATGCAGTCGGGCGACTATCAGCTTGTCCTGCTGGATGAGATTTTTGTGGCAGTAATGTTGAAGCTGCTGACGGTGGCCGATATACACCGTGTGCTCGACCTCCGTCCGGAGGCAACGACGCTGATTCTGACGGGCCGCGGCGCGCCGCCGGAAATTATCGAACGCGGTGATACCGTGACGGAAATGAAAGAAATCAAACACGCTTATCAGCGGGGGATCCTCGCGATCCGCGGGGTGGACTACTGA